The Glycine max cultivar Williams 82 chromosome 12, Glycine_max_v4.0, whole genome shotgun sequence genome window below encodes:
- the LOC100800287 gene encoding toll/interleukin-1 receptor-like protein, whose translation MASNTIIQCSPSTHTKRKYDVFVSFRGEDSHNNSTGFLFEALQKKGIDAFRDDAGLNKGESIAPKLLQAIEGSRLFVVVFSKNYASSTWCLRELAHICNCIEISPRHVLPIFYDVGPSKV comes from the coding sequence aTGGCTTCTAACACTATCATCCAATGCAGTCCTTCAACTCATACAAAAAGGAAATATGACGTGTTTGTGAGCTTCCGTGGTGAAGACTCACACAACAACTCCACTGGTTTTCTCTTTGAAGCTCTCCAAAAAAAAGGCATTGATGCCTTCAGAGATGATGCAGGTCTCAACAAAGGAGAATCCATAGCACCCAAGCTGCTTCAAGCCATTGAAGGGTCTCGCCTTTTCGTTGTGgtgttctcaaagaactatgcTTCCTCTACTTGGTGCTTGCGTGAACTAGCACACATCTGCAACTGCATTGAAATATCGCCAAGACATGTTCTGCCTATTTTTTATGATGTTGGTCCATCAAAGGTGTGA